The DNA region tcattcccgttaAGCATGGGGCTACTCTGACTAAGGTCAATTAGACAAACGCATTTCTCATGAAAATGTAAACACTAAATCATAACTTAAGATGAACTGCAGAACAGCAGCACATTAAATATGTTGTGCACAAGAAACACTGAACAGGGGAAGACACAACACAGAGAGCTACTGTGCTTCCATACCACATTTCAATAGAgatattgtaatatatttgtaaacattatGACACCGTGTCTGTTTAATGCACAGATGTGTGTGTTCCTGAGAATGTGAACTCTGAACTGGAGGAGATATCAAAGGTACAGTCATATTTCTGTGTTCTGTCTGTTTTTCAGCAATGACACAGATTGTTCAATGGAGACATGATAAATCAAAACTCATTCATCACTAAATAtttgattatttctttattttatggtCTTAATGTATGTtttcacatatatacagtatggtcAAAGCACTTTCTGTCTTCTCTCTTCAGGTTCCTAAAGTTCACTGTGTTCATACTTATGTGGCACTTTTCAAGTTTCTCCCTCAAGAGTTAAATGATCTTGAGCTACAGTgagtccagtgtgtgtgtgtgtgtgtgtgtctgtgacaaaTTCTCCACTCACCAGAGAACACATTCATTACAAATGAGAAGGGGACAGTACTTCTGCAAATACAAACATAAGTAGACAAGTGCACGTCTgtgtgatatacagtatgcattaGATGGATTGAAACAAATATATGATTTTGTGTGtgactccctctctttcttttaaACACAGTCCAGGTGACAGAGTTCAGGTGATCGACGATTCTAATGAAGAGTGGTGGAAGGTGAGCAGTTCATTCAACAATATCACAGCAGTAATCTTTTCAGAGATATTACGTCAGacgggtgtttctttaactttgggcacttttagtaCTGTGgattgataaaacatttttcacactctcactagtttatttaatttttcaatgTCCAGCAGTTTATGtccatgcatcacaggagatttttgtcaagaaaattcccagcccagtgtcatttccagcacatctcaaagtcTGTATTGTGTTTATTAGAATTCTGCAGTGGAAATGATACTgatagaaatgacatttttaaagtttttaaaaataaaatggcaactcctttgtcttgcttaggctaatttcatagctaacattttatgtacccTAAAATACatccaattaaataatattttcacactttttgcataatttggtaaCATTACAGATTGAATGGAAATCTTCTGCTCATAactgatatttcccttgatttttctttgttttgtctcatatttcatctcaagcatgctcttcactgacacttttgtacacttgattaacaagtacactaacttttgaaaaaaacattattagggggaaaatgttttggtgtggtggaaacaACTGTGGGAGagttaaaatgtttgaaaagttgaaagaaatcattttcacaaatattccagtggtttgtttatttcactctttatttAGAATATGATAATTTTAATCAtgtaatatttagtatttttttataatggattttcatagtttaatattgaaagtctgggtctgggacaaggctaaatcTTGTACATATATAATTTGTACATACAAAGCATTTGAAAGTACCAAAAAAtgaatgatgaaggcctggtcaaaagtttcagtcagttttaatgtcatcttcatataacaaaaagaaaaaagtttaaatctgtttgttttaatataaaacaaCCCCTGGAACATGAAATTGCCcgcagttgaagaaacacccatttattGATTTTCATATATTGAGTTTGACATTTACTGACATTGATTTTGATATCTGTCTGGAGTAGCTTTTTTATCAAATTGCAAAGGCAATGCAGTTAATTGAGTTAAATCTCtcttaattttaaacatttaggtGATTAAGAGGTGTACAACATGTGCTTTTGTGTGCAGGGTAAATGTGGTGATAGAGTTGGATTCTTCCCAGCTAATTTTGTGCAGCGAGTGCATCCAGGTGAGAGAGTCTGGAAGGTGACGCAAGGTGTCCATGGCAACAAGGAGCTGGGTCACATGACTGTGAAAGAGGCTCAGGTAACATCACATCTATATTGACCTGTTATCACTGATAACCACgccaccatgtttgtgaccaatattccatTTACCTTCATTGTGCTCTACTGTGAGATGCAACATAAACCTTCTTCaagagttaaaagcagctcctacattcatacagacgggatcgTCACAGACGttttttaatactgtgactaaatcagaccagaaaacatcacaaaaacatttgtaacgtctgaatgagagatgtttacagtgatgtaccagcagggttggggagtaacggatgttcatcatgatggcgccgcggatggctgcctcggtgtggagctactcagttcttttgttgtttttgtttgtttgtcctgggtttagtaatctttttccagtcagttttaacagagacgaactgctgaacattcaacagcatataccagacaatcttttcccggttttcgaatattcagacgttttgctagacattttagttggaggcgcagctctgctgttcaagagatgcaggcgagggagacgagccggtgcgctggtcaaactccgtcggcacagattttgaacagcgctgccgagtattcacttagcgaatctccggtctcttcctaacaaaacggacaactacatctcctcacccgcacaaacaaggacttttcaacctctgctgccttgtgcttcacagaaacctggctgagtgaagccattccagacagcgtgttacatctgccgggcttccagctgttcagagtggatcgcatcgcggagttgacggggaaaacgagaggcagtggaacatgcttttatatcaatgaaagttggtgtacagatgtaacaacgttaaagaggatgtgctgtcctaatttggaagcgctctttattaactgtaagcctttctactcgccgcaggagatttccttgtttattctggtgagtgtgtatatcgcaccaaacacgTGTTtaaacacagcgctgcaacagctggctgatcaaatcacagacatggaacgacaatacctggactcagttattattattcttggggattttaacaaagcaaatctcacacgtgaactgcccaaatacagacagcacatcacAAGCCCcatcagagacaggaacatactggatcattgttacacaacaataaaggatgcatatcgctctgtccctagagcagctttgggaatctctgatcactgtctggttcatcttcttccaacctacaggcagaaattaaaatcaaccaagcctgtagtaaggactgtaaaaagatggaccagtgaagcagagctggaactacaagcctgcttcgatcgcacggattggagtgtttttgaggctgtagccacagacctggacgagctcacagatactgttacatcatatatcagtttctgtatcatatgtgcattcctactaggacttatttaaagttcaacaatgacaaaccgtggtttacagcagagatcaggcagcttcgtcaggccaaagaggatgcttacaagggtggggataaagtcttgtacaatcaggccaggaacacactgaacaagaaaatcagagtggctaaaagaagatactctgagaagctgaaaaacaagttttcagctaatgaccctgcatcagtgtggagtggcatgaaacaactcacaaattacaggactcctacccccaatcctgtagggaaccaacaactggctgacgacctgaacgtgttctactgcagatttgaaaggcccaatctcacaccccacacccactctgaccttcacgtcacacaaacaccaacacctcctgcaacccccctcctcccccctcctgctactcaaccttcacttaagatctgtgaagataatgtgagccgcgtctttcggaaacaaaagacgaggaaatcttcaggcccagatggcgtctcaccagcgtgtcttcgatcctgtgctaaccagctggcccacatcttcacacagatcttcaatagatcactggagcagtgtgaagtcccatgctgcttcaaacgctcaatcattattcctgtcccaaagaaaccaaaaatcacaggacttaatgactacagacctgtcgccctgacatctgtggtcatgaaatcatttgagaggctgtgttggcccacctgaagaacatcactggaccctttctagatccccttcaatttgcttatcgagcaaacaggtctgtagatgatgcagtcaaataggattgcatcatatcctgcaacatctagacagaccagggacatatgcaaggatcctttttgtggacttcagttcggctttcaacaccatcatcccagctatactccagaataaattacaccatctTTCTGTTCCCAtgcctatctgtcagtggattaccagctttctgacggacaggcagcagcttgtgagacaggggaaactcacttctagcacctgtacaatcagcactggtgcccccagggatgtgtgctctccccactactcttctccctctacaccaatgactgcattgccaaggacccctctgtcaagctcctgaagtttgcagatgacaccactgtcatcggcctcatccgagatgacgatgagtctgcatacagaagggaggttaaacagctggctgtctggtgcagtcaaaacaaccttgagctgagatcattgtggactttaggaggaacaccccaacactgacccccctcaccattctaaacagcactgtggcaccatctcacagaacctgaagggggagacccacattgactccattgtgaaaaaggcccagcagatgttgtatttccttcgccagttgaggaaattcaacctggcacaggcgctgctgatacagttttactcagcagtcattgagtctgtcctctgcacttcaataactgtcttgtttggttcagctatgaaatcagacatcagaagactacaaaggacagttcggactgctgagaggattattggttgccccctgcccccccttcaagaactatacacttccagagtgaggaaaaaggctggaaaaatcactctggaccccactcaccatgcccactacctttttgatctgttgccttctggccaacgcttcagagctctgagcatcagaaccgtcaggcacaggaacagtttttttcctcaggctatccatctcatgaacagttaaattgccccattgagcaataactatgtgcaatacacagtttagtctttcttatatttatccaacacatacaacctcttctgccatttcattcctctgaaaaaacaaaacaaaaatgtgtgtatgtatgtatgtgtctgtacgtatgtgtataattagtttttatttttattttttattattatctaagtcttgctgctgtttttgtattgtttttgtattgttgtacactggaagctcctgtcaccaagacaaattccttgtatgtgtaagcatacttggcaataaagctgattctgattctgaatacatgtaacgggattacttatttaaaatacaaaatataagtaactgtattccacttcagttacaatttaaatcattggtaattagaatacagttacattcaaaaagtattttgattactgaagagattactttgcattttgtcatttgtttcatttaatatttagtcctttcagatggaaaacatttatacagataaattatgtgatccaaagtgcatttgaacagcggtgaaacactttcttatgatgtgttacattcatacgagcagacagagaagtaagtttg from Myxocyprinus asiaticus isolate MX2 ecotype Aquarium Trade chromosome 30, UBuf_Myxa_2, whole genome shotgun sequence includes:
- the LOC127421046 gene encoding SH3 and cysteine-rich domain-containing protein-like yields the protein MCCEHKDEEEPQQKNECMSEEKLNENGENDVCVPENVNSELEEISKVPKVHCVHTYVALFKFLPQELNDLELHPGDRVQVIDDSNEEWWKGKCGDRVGFFPANFVQRVHPGERVWKVTQGVHGNKELGHMTVKEAQFQASREHPATRQHSPHFRSSISSSGPSSTAHSSE